One window of the Athene noctua chromosome 5, bAthNoc1.hap1.1, whole genome shotgun sequence genome contains the following:
- the GADD45A gene encoding growth arrest and DNA damage-inducible protein GADD45 alpha, which yields MTLAELPGDHGTAGRMERAGDALEEVLSKALSQRSLTLGVYEAAKLLNVDPDNVVLCLLAADEEEAGDAALQIHFTLIQAFCCENDINILRVSNPARLAQLLQPATGPEPPADLHCVLVTNPHASQWKDPALSQLMCFCRESRYMDQWVPVINLPER from the exons ATGACTCTGGCGGAGCTGCCTGGGGACCACGGCACGGCCGGGAG GATGGAGCGGGCGGGGGACGCGCTGGAGGAGGTGCTGAGCAAGGCGCTGAGCCAGCGGAGCCTCACCCTCGGCGTCTACGAGGCCGCCAAACTGCTCAACGT GGACCCGGACAACGTGGTGCTGTGCCTGCTGGCGGCGGACGAAGAGGAGGCGGGAGACGCGGCCTTGCAGATCCATTTTACCTTAATCCAGGCTTTTTGCTGCGAAAACGACATCAACATCCTGCGCGTCAGCAACCCGGCGCGGCtggcccagctcctgcagcccgcCACCGGCCCCGAGCCGCCCGCCGACCTCCACTGCGTCCTCGTCACG AACCCCCATGCCTCGCAGTGGAAGGATCCAGCGCTGAGTCAGCTGATGTGCTTCTGCCGGGAGAGTCGCTACATGGATCAGTGGGTGCCGGTGATTAACCTCCCCGAGCGGTGA